In a genomic window of Coregonus clupeaformis isolate EN_2021a chromosome 27, ASM2061545v1, whole genome shotgun sequence:
- the atg10 gene encoding ubiquitin-like-conjugating enzyme ATG10 isoform X3 — MSSCFLDEETFTQCSQLFLQHSHSLCDGWSWEQVKGSEEGYLRKTALGTGRTRCNRDQQGTSSDQHQERTSSLSLHNDEEDDEGAVCCKQEEGSSSSSVVQYEYHILYSCSYQTPVLYFRASTLEGRSLCLEEVWDSVHPNYRQRLQHRPWDTITQQEHPLLGQSFFVLHPCRTEEFMRPVLKAALEEHRQVNYIVTWLSVVGPVVGLDVPLSYCTQVPEPSSSPQPPALGTKPG; from the exons CTCCCACTCCCTCTGTGATGGCTGGAGCTGGGAACAAGTGAAG GGTTCTGAAGAGGGCTACCTGAGGAAGACTGCACTGGGGACCGGCAGAACCAGATGTAACCGGGACCAGCAAGGCACCAGTTCAGACCAGCACCAGGAGaggacctcctccctctctctccataatgatgaagaagatgatgaaggAGCAGTGTGTTGTAAACAGGAGGagggcagtagtagtagtagtgtggttCAGTATGAATACCACATCCTCTACTCCTGCAGCTACCAGACTCCTGTCCTCTACTTCAGAGCCTCAACCCTGG aGGGTAGGAGTCTGTGTCTAGAGGAGGTATGGGACAGTGTTCATCCTAACTACAGACAGAGACTACAACACAGACCCTGGGACACCATCACACAACAG gaacACCCGTTGCTAGGCCAGTCGTTCTTTGTGCTCCACCCCTGCAGGACAGAGGAGTTTATGAGGCCTGTTCTAAAAGCTGCCCTGGAAGAACACAG ACAGGTGAACTACATAGTGACCTGGCTCAGTGTGGTGGGTCCTGTTGTGGGACTGGATGTTCCTCTCAGCTACTGTACACAGGTACCTGAACCCTCCAGCTCTCCACAGCCCCCAGCCCTAGGGACAAAGCCAGGCTGA